A window of Tatumella citrea genomic DNA:
AACCGCTACCCACACTGGAAAATTGAATATACAGAAAGTACTGCAGCAGCCATGGAAAAAGTGGCAGCAATGCAGGACAAGCACGTTGCAGCACTGGGAAGCGAAGCCGGAGGAAAACTCTATAATCTGCAGGTTCTGCAACGTGATTTAGCTAACCAGCAACAGAACATGACCCGTTTTATCATTCTGGCACGCAAGCCGGTTAAGGTTTCCGAACAGGTTCCGGCCAAAACAACTTTACTGATGGCAACCGGGCAGCAATCAGGTGCGTTAGTTGATGCATTACTGGTTCTGAGAAAACAGGGACTGGTCATGACAAAACTGGAGTCACGGCCTATTCATGGTAATCCGTGGGAAGAAATGTTTTATCTGGATATTCAGGCCAATGTCCACTCGCCGGCCATGGAAGAAGCGATTGAAGAGCTAACCGCACTGACGCGGTTTATCAAAATTCTTGGTTGTTATCCCGGGGATGATGTTATCCCGGTTTCGGCAGAATAACAGAATGCCAACGGGCATCGTTAACGATGCCCGTTGCAGTAATATCACTTCCGGCGGTTACTGACGATTATCGTTGGCCGAGCGGAGTAAGCCACGGCTTTCTGCCATAAATGAGCCGGCATAATCACCAAACCAGTGCTCAATACGACGGAAGCTTTCAATAAACGCTGATTTATTACCCGTTTCCAGCAAGCTAATGGCCTCGCCAAACCGGGTGTAATAACGCCGGATTAATGCCAGATTGGCTTCCGAAGACATAATAATATCTGCATACAATTGCGGGTCCTGCGCAAACAGGCGGCCTACCATCGCCAACTCCAGCCGATAGATAGGAGAAGACAGAGCCAGCAACTGTCCCAGGTCAACATTTTCCTCAGCCAGATGAAGACCATAAGCAAAAGTCGCAAAGTGCCGCAGAGCCTGAATAAACGCCATATTCTGGTCATGCTCTACTGCACTGGTACGATGTAAACGCGCACCCCAGACCTGAATCTGTTCCAGCAGCCACTGGTAAGCTTCCGGCTGGCGGCCGTCACACCACACCACCACCTGTTTTGCCAGGCTTCCACTGTCAGGGCCGAACATTGGATGTAACCCAAGTACCGGTCCAGGGTGAGCAGCCAGCATCGCCTGTAAAGGCTGATTTTTAATGGATGATAAATCCAGTAAAATACATTTTTCCGGTAACGGAGGCAGCTGGCTGATTACCTGCTCTGTCAGATGAATTGGCACACTGATGATCACCATCCCGGCATCCGCCAGCAGTTGTTCTGCCTGGTGCCAGTCATCTTTGTCCAGCGACTTTACCTGATAACCGGACAAGGTAAGCATTTTGGTAAATAACCGCCCCATCTGGCCATTGCCACCCACGATCACTACCGGGCCAAGATCAGGATTCAGTGTTTTAAATCCTTTATCATTCTCGCTTGAGTAAGATTCACGCATTACACGCCGCAAAACATCCTCAATCAACTCAGGTGGTACACCCAGTTGTTCAGCTTCTTTACGACGCGAAGCCAGCATGCTGGCTTCACGCTCCGGAACATAAATAGGCAATCCATAGCGGCTTTTGACTTCACCAACTTCTGCTACCAGTTCAAGACGCTTTGCCAGCAATTCCAGCAAAGCTTTATCTGTTTCATCAATTTTATCGCGTAGCGCGGTTAGTTCAGCCACCATGACTCATAACACCTCTTGTGACGCCTGCAACGTACTACACATATCCTGGTGAATATCACGCAGCAGGTCTTCTGTCGTTTCCCAACTAATACAGGCATCGGTCACCGATACCCCGTAGCGCATTTCTGAACGAGGTTGTTCAGAAGACTGATTACCTTCATGCAGATTACTTTCCAGCATCAGCCCAATAATCGAACGGCTGCCATCTTTAATCTGTGCCATTGCTGATTCAGCAACCGCCGCCTGCCGGCGGAAATCTTTACTGGAGTTACCATGACTGCAATCTATCATTAAAGAAGCCCGTAATCCTGCATTCTGCATTTCTTTTTCACAGGCCGCGACATCCGCAGGGCTGTAATTTGGTGCTTTACCGCCACGCAGAATAACATGCCCGTCCGAATTTCCGCGGGTCTGTAATAAGCATACCTGCCCCGCCTGGTTGATACCTACAAAACGGTGAGGCATTGCTGCGGCACGTAACGCGTTAATTGCCGTGCTCAGGCTACCGTCGGTACCATTTTTAAATCCTACCGGCAGAGAAAGCCCGGACGCCATTTCGCGATGAGTCTGAGATTCGGTAGTTCTTGCACCAATAGCTGCCCAGCTGAATAAATCGCCCAGGTATTGCGGTGAATTAGGGTCCAGCGCTTCGGTTGCCAAAGGAAGCCCCATCGCCACTAATTTCACCAACAAATCACGGGCAATATGCAGTCCCTGTTCAACATCAAATGAACCGTCCATATGAGGGTCGTTAATCAGTCCTTTCCAGCCTACCGTTGTACGAGGTTTTTCAAAATAGACCCGCATCACCAGGTAGAGGCTGTCACTGTATTTATCTGCCAGCTGCTTATAGCGACGCGCGTATTCCAGTGCAGCTTCAGGGTCATGAATGGAACAAGGCCCACAGACCACCAGTAAACGACGATCTTCGCCGGAAATAATCCGCGAAATTATCTGTCGGGAGGCAGAAATTTGCATCTCCTGCTGTTCGGTTAGTGGAAACTGAGCTTTTAGCTGTTCGGGGGTAATCATGACCTGCTCATCGGAAATATGTACGTTATTCAGCGCGTCTTTTTGCATGGTGCTTATCCTGTGAAATTTGCAGTTCCGGGGCTGTCTCTGCTTTATGAGTCACAGACTATCACAGATAGTAAAGTATTCAATCCACAAGGTGTACACTTTAATTTACATTATGACGATTGCGGTCAAAATAAAACGACAATCGTAAACAAAAATATACATTAAAAACAGCAAATGACTGAAGTTGTTAGTGATCAGCTAAAAAGCTCCGCAACGTGAGTATCGTTATTTTTTGATATTTATTTTTGGGAAAATATGAAAAAGGCAGAGCGCAGTGGCCGGCAAAGAGATCTGAGACAGGTAGCAGGCAGGAAAAAGAGATCCCGCTGAATGCAGGATCTCTGTAAGAAGATAAAAATCAGATTATTTGTTCACGCTAACATCAATTCCCGGGAAATAATGAGCTGCCAGTTTTGTCAGCGTCCCGTTGCTCTGAATCGTGGTAATTGCAGTATCCAGTTTCTGTTTCAGCGCCGTATCACCTTTACGTAACCCGAAACCAATTCCGGTGCCTAAAATCACATCGTCTTCCACTGGTTTACCAACGAAGGTGAAATCTTTGCCTTGAGGTTTATCCAGGAATCCATCTAACCCTGCGGCTGACATCACCAGTGTTCCGTCAAGACGGCCTGCTACCATATCGGTGTAAACCTGATTCTGGTCCTGATAAGAGACAACATTAACCCCCTGAGATTCCCAATGCTTTTTAGCATAGGTTTCCTGGATAGATCCCTGTAATACACCAATGGATTTACCTTTCAGACTCTCAGCGGTCGGGCTAAGTGCCTGCCCTTTTTTAGCAATCAGCATACTGGGAATACGATAAATAGGTACCGTAAAGTCGATGCTTTTGGCCCGTGCTTCGGTAATATTCATTGCCGAGTTAATTGCATCAAATTTCTTCGCCTGAAGCGCCGGAATCAATGCATCAAAGCTGCTTTCAACCCACTGGCATTGCAGATGAGCTGTCTGACAAACGGCTTTACCCAACTCAATATCAAACCCGACCAGTTGGCCCTGGGAATCCCGGCTTTCAAATGGCGGGTATTGTGATTCCAGCCCGTAACGTAATGTATCTGCACCAAATGCCTGTAAAGCGGTACACATACCTAATACCATCCATAATGCTTTCATTTTCTTTTGCATATTCTGACACCCCAAATCTGGTTATTATTGTTATCCCCTGTCGGGGAATGGACAGTGGTTTTGTTCAGCAATCAACGGCGATGCCGGCGTCAGGCCGGAAACGAAAAACGGCAAAGCGCTTCAGCACCAGCTTTCAGTGTTTCTTCATCTTTCGCAAAAGACAAGCGGATAAATTTATTATCTGTACCATCGGTATAAAATGCTGATAACGGGATGGTAGCAACTCCGCATTCGGTGATGAGCTGGGTGACAATCTCGCTGTCAGCCTGCTGACTCAGATGCCCGTATCCGGCCAACATAAAGAATGAACCAGCGCTGGGCAATAACCGGAACGGTGAATCAGCCAACAGGCTCGCCAGTAAATCTCTTTTTTTCTGATAAAAAGCAGCAAGACTAAGATAGTGTTCCGGATGACGTAAATACTCCGCAAACGCCCATTGCATGGGGGTATCGGCAGAATACATCATAAACTGGTGGATTTTAATGATCTCTCCCATAATCGCTGCGGGAGCCAGGCAATAACCCACTCGCCAGCCCGTCACATGGAAGGTCTTACCAAAAGAAGATACGATGACACTGCGTTCTGCCAGTTGTGCATCAGTGGCCATACTGAGATGCTTTTGCCCGTCAAAAATAATATGTTCGTACACTTCATCAGACAGGATCACAATATCGGTATTTCTGGTCAGCCGGTTTAGTTGCTGTAAATCCTCAACCGTCAGGGTTTGCGCCCCCGGATTGTGTGGGCTGTTAAGAATAATCATCCGGGTTTTCGGGGTAATCGCCGAAGCCACCGCTTGCCAGTCGATGGTAAAACCGGGAACGGTAAGTTTCAGCCCCACAGGGGTCGCCCCCTGTAAGCGGACAATAGGTGCATAACTGTCAAAAGCGGGTTCAAAGAAGATCACTTCATCTCCCTGATGTACCAGCGCTGAAATCGCCATAAACAGCCCCTGACTGGCACTGCCGGTGACCAGGATTTCGTCAGCCGGATCATACTCACGTCCATACAACTGCTGTACTTTTGCGGCAATACCTTCACGAAGCACCGGCAAGCCAGCCATTGGCGCATACTGATTATGGCCTTCAGTCATCGCCCGGCTCACTGCTGAAATCAGCGTAGGATCGCAGGGAAAATTAGGCGCGCCCTGGGAGAGATTAATCGCTTTATGCTTTGCGGAAAGATCACCAATTACACTAAAAATGGTGGTCCCTACATCTGGAAGCCTTGAACGTAAAGTAACGGCGGTATGAACAGTCATGCGTAACCCCTGAACGTTAAACGTGAGTATGTGAAATCTGACAGAGATATATTCAACGGTGACAACGTTAGGAGAACAAGCGAAAAGTTGTCATAATAGCCATGAGTTAAATGCATAGCTGAGGTATTTGTGTCAAAACGCTCCCTGCCGTTGAACGGGCTCCAGACTTTTCTGGTCACTGCCCGACACCTGAATCTGACCCATGCAGCCACCGAACTATGTATTACTCAGGGAGCCGTCAGCAGACAGATTCAGACTCTGGAAGCCTGGTTCGGATTTCCGTTATTTAACCGTCATGCTCGCGGCCTGACTCTGACCCCTCGTGCTGAGCAGTTGCTACCCGAACTGACTCAATTACTGGAGAAACTGCACCGGTTGACAGAACAGGTCAGGCTCTCACCAGAACAGATACGTCTGAAAGCTCCCAGTTGCGCCATGCGCTGGCTGGTTCCACGACTGGTCTCTTTCGAACAGCATTATCCGCAATTTCATGTCGCTCTGACGACCACGCTGGATCACCGACGGCAGTTGGAGGATTTTGATGCTGCTGTTATTTATGGTGCCGTTGATTCGCCCGGGGAAAAACTTTTCGACGAAGAAATCACCCCGGTACTGGCAGGACATCTGACAGCTCCTGAAAACTATCAGCAACTGCAAAATTATACGTTTTTGCATCCTACCCGCGATATGTCAGACTGGCAGTTATGGCTGAATAAGCAGGCCGCACCACCAGAGATGATTCGTAACCAGCATTTTGAGACTATGGATTTAGCCATCAATGCCGCCGCGCAAGGTTTCGGAATTACTGTAGCCGATATTCATCTTGCCGCACCTGAAATTGCCCAGGGAAGGCTGATAGCACCGTTTCATCAGACTGCCAAAACCGGGGCCAGTTACCGGCTGTTGCACCGGACGACAACAGTTAAAGATGAAGCTTTAAAAACATTGATCCACTGGCTTCATCAGCCAGTTAAACCGACTGCCAACGGGAAATAATCTGCTGAGCCGGCAAAACCTGAATCTGGTTATCAGGCAGAGAGAGTTCCGCCCAAACTTCATTATGCTGGCTGATTAACTGTGCTGCAGTGACTGAATTTCTTTCTGCGGTGGTGTGCGCATCTGCGGCTACCGTAATTGCGTATCCCATACTGGCACCCACTTTAATGGTGGTATCTACGCAATAATCTGTCGCGCATCCACAAACGGTAAACGCCCTGATCTGTGACTTTTCCAGTTCTTCTGCCAGCGATGTCCGGTAAAAGCTGTCGCAGGCTGTTTTACTGACATATCCGGCATTTTCAGGCTGGTAAAGCCCGGAAACAATCTCCCATGACGGATGTCCGGGCTGCATTTCACCTTCGCAATGTTGGATAAAAATCACCTGATCTGCCGCGCTGATTAACTGATTCATTACTTTGATTTTTTCATCGACAAGGTAGCGCTCTGTGGCCAGCACCCCTTGTTGCATATCGATAACCATTAATACGTTAGACATCATCTGCCCTTTTAATACGTTTCGTCGTTGAGTTATTGTCCCGGAAGGAATATCCGGGAATAAACGCCATAACAGCCACTATCTATTAATTTTGTGTCCTGACGCGGATTACTGATGTAAATCCCGTGCAGCAGGGTTGCATTAGCGGCTTCGCCTATGTATTTTTATGCAGATTATTAGCATAAAACGACAGGGTATATTCAATGATTAAACAACTTTTTGCCGCTGCCTGCCTGATGGCTGTCAGTTATGGCAGTTTTGCCGCCGGAGAAACTTACGTAGTCGGTTCAGGAGGAACTTATCGCCCTTTTGAATACGAAAACAGTCAGCAACAGCTTGAAGGCTTTGATATCGATCTTATTAAAGCCATTGCAAAATCTGAAGATTTTAATATTAAATTAGTCAATACCCCCTGGGAAGGCATTTTTGCCACGCTGGGTAGCGGCGATCGCGACATCATTATTTCAGGTATTACCATTACTGATAAACGTAAAATGATGGTCGATTTTTCAGCGCCGTACTTCCCTGCTCAACAGGTTATTGTGGTACCACAAAATTCAAAAGTGACTTCGCTGGCCTCACTGAAAAGTGAAAATGTCGGAGTGGTTAACTCCAGCGCAGGGGATATTGCGGTATCCGACACCCTGGGACGCAATAGCACTGCTATTAAACGCTTCGATAATACTCCGCTGATGCTGGAGGAGTTATCTCAGGGCGGAGTCAGTGCCGCAGTCGGGGATGTAGGTGTTATTAAATACTATATTAATCAACACCCTGACAAGGACTTCAAACTGGTTGATGACAGCAAATTCGAGCATCAGTATTTCGGAATTGCAGTAGCTAAAGGCAATACGGCACTGAAAAACAAACTGGATGATGGCCTGAAGAAAATTGTTGCCGACGGTACTTACGCAAAAATTTATAAAACCTGGTTCGATAATAACGTTCCAACCCTTCCTGCCGAATAATATTCGCCGTCACCCCCTCATGATGCAGCGCTGGCTGTGTCATGAGGCTGCTTCAGGTAATTATCATGAGTGGATTTAACTGGGAAATCATCCGGGACTATGAACCCTTGTTCATTGAAGGCGCCCTGATGACACTGAAATGTACGGTTATCTGTATTATCACCGGCACATTATGGGGACTTATTCTGGGACTCGGCCGCCTTGCCCGTGCTGAGCATGGTCCCTGGAAATACATTCTGGCAATACTGGTACAATTTCCGGTGCGTTTTTATGTCAGCGCCATTCGTGGAACCCCACTGTTTGTTCAGATAATGGTGGTTCACTTTGCGTTGATCCCGCTATTTATCAATCCTAACAACGGAATACTGGTTTCATCAGGGATTATGGGAGGGGATTTTGCCAGAGAATTACGTTCGGACTATGGTGCATTTCTCTCCTGTATAGTTGCTATTACCCTGAATGCCGGGGCCTATGTTTCTGAAATTTTCAGGGCTGGTATTCAGTCCATTGATCGTGGGCAGATGGAAGCATCCAGAGCGCTGGGGATGCCATGGTGGAAAAGTATGCGTAAGGTCATTCTGCCGCAGGCCTTTCGTCGGATACTTCCACCACTCGGTAATAATGCGATTGCCATCGTAAAGGATTCTTCACTGGCTTCGGCCATCGGGTTGGCCGACCTCGCTTATGCAGCCCGTACAGTTTCCGGTGCTTACGCAACTTACTGGGAGCCCTACCTGACAATATCAGTTATTTACTGGGTAATTACGTTCCTGCTTGCCCGGCTTGTTGACCTGACAGAAAAAAGGCTGGCTAAAAGTGATTCACGTTAATAATTTGCACAAATACTATGGCGAATCTCACGTATTACGTGGGATTAGCTGTGATATTCAGCCCTCTGAAGTGGTATGCATCATTGGCCCCTCCGGGTCAGGCAAAAGTACCTTTTTACGTTGCCTGAATGCACTGGAAACGGCCACTGAAGGAGAGATTTTCCTTAACGGTCAGCCAGTACATGACAAAAAAAGTGACCTGAACAAGATCCGCGAGTCTGCCGGAATGGTATTTCAGCGATTTAACCTGTTTCCGCATATGACGGTTCTGGAAAATATCATCATGGCTCCTGTAAGCCTGAAAGGATTATCCCGGGCCGCCGCGACTCAACAGGCTGAAATATTACTGAAAAAAGTCGGACTGGAAGATAAAAGCAAAGCCTGGCCAGCCAGCTTATCGGGGGGACAACAACAGCGGGTCGCCATAGCCCGTGCACTGGCTATGTCACCGCAGATCATGTTGTTTGATGAGCCAACCTCGGCACTGGACCCTGAGCTAGTCGGCGAAGTGCTGGAAGTAATGAAAACTCTGGCTCGCGAAGGCATGACCATGGTGATTGTGACGCATGAGATGACCTTTGCGCGTGAAGTGGCTGACCGGGTCATTTTCATCGATCAGGGGATAATACAGGAACAAGGGCGACCTGAAGATATCTTCACTCATCCGCAGAACCCGCGTACACAAAGCTTTCTGAGTAAAGTTCTTTGAAAAAAAAAGCATCCGGCAAGCCGGATGCTTTTTTCCCGCATAACATCACTCAGGGATGTAATGCGCTGTTCAGAATGATTGAAGTAATCACGCCACTGGCAATCGCCACCAGCACATAATTACCATCAACATATGACCAGCGGTGACCATAAGGTGGTGGTGGTAAACCGCGGTTATTCCAGTCATTCACCCAATAATGCGGTCCACGGAAATCACGCGGGAAACGTTGTCCGGGTTCAAAACGATGTCCCCGCCATGCAAAGGAATTGCCACGACCTGGTCCACCGCCCTGCCAGTGGGGTCCGCCATGAGGTCCGCCCTGCGGCCCACCATGAAAACCTCCATTTGGGCCGCCGTGAGGTCCACCTTGCGGGCCGCGTCCGCCGTCCTGGTGATTACCGCCCCCATGATGATCCCACTGTCCATGGTCATCCGCACTCGCTGGCGCAGAAGAGATTACGCTGACTAACATCACAGCTGGTGTCAGCAGAGCCATCCGTGATTTTTTCATCTTTTTTCCTCCGGAAAATCGATACCGTATAACGCTGACAGTTAGCGGGACAGCGCACCGTTAAGAATAATAGAGGTGATAATCCCGGTAGCTGCGGCCATTAACACGTAATTGCCGTTGATATTCGCCCAGTAATGACCCTGTGGTGGCTGAGATAAGCCACGGGCACGCCAGTCATTCACACGGTACTGAGCACCGCGATAGCTTTCAGGTGCTGCATGGCCTCTGCGGAAATCATTGCCATGGAAGGCAAAGCGCGAAGCCTGTTGGCGATGTGGCTGACCATGCTCACGATCACCCGCCTGTTGTGGACGGTTTTGACCGCCCTGATGCTGTTGCCCCTGACCCTGATGTTGTGTACCCTGGCCCTGGTGATCATTCTGCTGATGTGGCACCGGACGTCCCTGATCATCGCCAGGAGCAGCCATTGCTGAAGAAATACCGACACCGTTGGTAATGAGTAAGGTAGTTAATAAAGCAATTATGGTACGTTTCATTGTTATGTTCCTCACAGGAGATATGCAGGTAATTATGGATAAGAGCTGTGAGTATTTTATGAAGATTATTCCTGGTTTAACCGGCAGGAGTGTGAACAGTCATTACACCGGTTAATTTCCTTAACGCAATCCTTACAGCACGTTTAAATTAATGACAATTCGCAGGATAAACAGGGGTTTCGTGGAATAGCCGAAAGGAAAAATAACAACTATCCGGGGAAGAAAAGAGCGATGGTATGCAAAGTAAAGCCTCTTCCTGCCCGCAGGCAGGAAGAGTCAGAGATTACCGGCGCAGGGAGTCTTCTCCCCAGGCAATCCATTTATAAGTCGTCAGAGCTTCCAGTCCCATCGGGCCACGGGCATGCAGCTTCTGAGTGCTGACAGCCACCTCCGCTCCCAGACCAAACTGTCCGCCATCAGTAAAACGGGTGCTGGCATTAACATATACCGCCGATGAATCAACTTTATTCACAAAGTCATTAGCATTTTTCAGGCTGCGACTCAGGATGCCATCAGAATGCTGAGTGCCGTGTTCACGAATATGGCTGACCGCCTCATCAAGACCAGCGACCTGTTTAATATTCAAATCAAGTGACAGCCATTCATCGTCATAATCGCCTTCAGCCACGGCAACTGTCTCAGGTTGAAAGTTTCTGACCTGCGACAGAATGTTTTCGTCGGCATGTAAGATAATCTGCTCTTCTGCCATCCGG
This region includes:
- the tyrA gene encoding bifunctional chorismate mutase/prephenate dehydrogenase; translated protein: MVAELTALRDKIDETDKALLELLAKRLELVAEVGEVKSRYGLPIYVPEREASMLASRRKEAEQLGVPPELIEDVLRRVMRESYSSENDKGFKTLNPDLGPVVIVGGNGQMGRLFTKMLTLSGYQVKSLDKDDWHQAEQLLADAGMVIISVPIHLTEQVISQLPPLPEKCILLDLSSIKNQPLQAMLAAHPGPVLGLHPMFGPDSGSLAKQVVVWCDGRQPEAYQWLLEQIQVWGARLHRTSAVEHDQNMAFIQALRHFATFAYGLHLAEENVDLGQLLALSSPIYRLELAMVGRLFAQDPQLYADIIMSSEANLALIRRYYTRFGEAISLLETGNKSAFIESFRRIEHWFGDYAGSFMAESRGLLRSANDNRQ
- a CDS encoding 3-deoxy-7-phosphoheptulonate synthase codes for the protein MQKDALNNVHISDEQVMITPEQLKAQFPLTEQQEMQISASRQIISRIISGEDRRLLVVCGPCSIHDPEAALEYARRYKQLADKYSDSLYLVMRVYFEKPRTTVGWKGLINDPHMDGSFDVEQGLHIARDLLVKLVAMGLPLATEALDPNSPQYLGDLFSWAAIGARTTESQTHREMASGLSLPVGFKNGTDGSLSTAINALRAAAMPHRFVGINQAGQVCLLQTRGNSDGHVILRGGKAPNYSPADVAACEKEMQNAGLRASLMIDCSHGNSSKDFRRQAAVAESAMAQIKDGSRSIIGLMLESNLHEGNQSSEQPRSEMRYGVSVTDACISWETTEDLLRDIHQDMCSTLQASQEVL
- a CDS encoding ABC transporter substrate-binding protein — encoded protein: MQKKMKALWMVLGMCTALQAFGADTLRYGLESQYPPFESRDSQGQLVGFDIELGKAVCQTAHLQCQWVESSFDALIPALQAKKFDAINSAMNITEARAKSIDFTVPIYRIPSMLIAKKGQALSPTAESLKGKSIGVLQGSIQETYAKKHWESQGVNVVSYQDQNQVYTDMVAGRLDGTLVMSAAGLDGFLDKPQGKDFTFVGKPVEDDVILGTGIGFGLRKGDTALKQKLDTAITTIQSNGTLTKLAAHYFPGIDVSVNK
- a CDS encoding methionine aminotransferase encodes the protein MTVHTAVTLRSRLPDVGTTIFSVIGDLSAKHKAINLSQGAPNFPCDPTLISAVSRAMTEGHNQYAPMAGLPVLREGIAAKVQQLYGREYDPADEILVTGSASQGLFMAISALVHQGDEVIFFEPAFDSYAPIVRLQGATPVGLKLTVPGFTIDWQAVASAITPKTRMIILNSPHNPGAQTLTVEDLQQLNRLTRNTDIVILSDEVYEHIIFDGQKHLSMATDAQLAERSVIVSSFGKTFHVTGWRVGYCLAPAAIMGEIIKIHQFMMYSADTPMQWAFAEYLRHPEHYLSLAAFYQKKRDLLASLLADSPFRLLPSAGSFFMLAGYGHLSQQADSEIVTQLITECGVATIPLSAFYTDGTDNKFIRLSFAKDEETLKAGAEALCRFSFPA
- a CDS encoding LysR substrate-binding domain-containing protein; its protein translation is MSKRSLPLNGLQTFLVTARHLNLTHAATELCITQGAVSRQIQTLEAWFGFPLFNRHARGLTLTPRAEQLLPELTQLLEKLHRLTEQVRLSPEQIRLKAPSCAMRWLVPRLVSFEQHYPQFHVALTTTLDHRRQLEDFDAAVIYGAVDSPGEKLFDEEITPVLAGHLTAPENYQQLQNYTFLHPTRDMSDWQLWLNKQAAPPEMIRNQHFETMDLAINAAAQGFGITVADIHLAAPEIAQGRLIAPFHQTAKTGASYRLLHRTTTVKDEALKTLIHWLHQPVKPTANGK
- a CDS encoding isochorismatase family protein; its protein translation is MMSNVLMVIDMQQGVLATERYLVDEKIKVMNQLISAADQVIFIQHCEGEMQPGHPSWEIVSGLYQPENAGYVSKTACDSFYRTSLAEELEKSQIRAFTVCGCATDYCVDTTIKVGASMGYAITVAADAHTTAERNSVTAAQLISQHNEVWAELSLPDNQIQVLPAQQIISRWQSV
- a CDS encoding basic amino acid ABC transporter substrate-binding protein: MIKQLFAAACLMAVSYGSFAAGETYVVGSGGTYRPFEYENSQQQLEGFDIDLIKAIAKSEDFNIKLVNTPWEGIFATLGSGDRDIIISGITITDKRKMMVDFSAPYFPAQQVIVVPQNSKVTSLASLKSENVGVVNSSAGDIAVSDTLGRNSTAIKRFDNTPLMLEELSQGGVSAAVGDVGVIKYYINQHPDKDFKLVDDSKFEHQYFGIAVAKGNTALKNKLDDGLKKIVADGTYAKIYKTWFDNNVPTLPAE
- a CDS encoding amino acid ABC transporter permease; amino-acid sequence: MSGFNWEIIRDYEPLFIEGALMTLKCTVICIITGTLWGLILGLGRLARAEHGPWKYILAILVQFPVRFYVSAIRGTPLFVQIMVVHFALIPLFINPNNGILVSSGIMGGDFARELRSDYGAFLSCIVAITLNAGAYVSEIFRAGIQSIDRGQMEASRALGMPWWKSMRKVILPQAFRRILPPLGNNAIAIVKDSSLASAIGLADLAYAARTVSGAYATYWEPYLTISVIYWVITFLLARLVDLTEKRLAKSDSR
- a CDS encoding amino acid ABC transporter ATP-binding protein, coding for MIHVNNLHKYYGESHVLRGISCDIQPSEVVCIIGPSGSGKSTFLRCLNALETATEGEIFLNGQPVHDKKSDLNKIRESAGMVFQRFNLFPHMTVLENIIMAPVSLKGLSRAAATQQAEILLKKVGLEDKSKAWPASLSGGQQQRVAIARALAMSPQIMLFDEPTSALDPELVGEVLEVMKTLAREGMTMVIVTHEMTFAREVADRVIFIDQGIIQEQGRPEDIFTHPQNPRTQSFLSKVL
- a CDS encoding RcnB family protein; translation: MKKSRMALLTPAVMLVSVISSAPASADDHGQWDHHGGGNHQDGGRGPQGGPHGGPNGGFHGGPQGGPHGGPHWQGGGPGRGNSFAWRGHRFEPGQRFPRDFRGPHYWVNDWNNRGLPPPPYGHRWSYVDGNYVLVAIASGVITSIILNSALHP
- a CDS encoding RcnB family protein, with the translated sequence MKRTIIALLTTLLITNGVGISSAMAAPGDDQGRPVPHQQNDHQGQGTQHQGQGQQHQGGQNRPQQAGDREHGQPHRQQASRFAFHGNDFRRGHAAPESYRGAQYRVNDWRARGLSQPPQGHYWANINGNYVLMAAATGIITSIILNGALSR